A single Pseudomonas sp. HN11 DNA region contains:
- a CDS encoding DUF4123 domain-containing protein, producing the protein MHQPLLPGEQMFAVLGAASDAKPLDAWRALSAGAPPQPVWAGTAYAAWDEVMPYVGIVEPGSQFLEWAASTDATDWGWLAISSQSLETVIAHLQGLTKVYLPEGQEVFLRFWDGAQFLPILQRSGDEVLPVFQRYLINGQSLTVTTGPVAAAKASPWWQVPAPLLQHLAEQSPQTLIDNLLQWLEEQRPDLCTAFMPTTLRYKVAYFARGHDVSHQALADYLASELS; encoded by the coding sequence ATGCATCAACCTCTGCTTCCTGGTGAACAGATGTTTGCAGTGCTGGGCGCAGCCAGCGACGCCAAGCCCCTTGACGCTTGGCGGGCGCTCTCCGCCGGAGCCCCGCCGCAACCCGTTTGGGCCGGTACAGCCTATGCGGCATGGGATGAGGTAATGCCCTATGTGGGCATCGTCGAGCCGGGCAGCCAGTTCCTGGAGTGGGCCGCTTCCACGGACGCTACGGATTGGGGCTGGTTGGCCATATCTTCCCAGTCACTGGAAACCGTGATTGCACACCTGCAAGGCCTGACCAAGGTGTACCTGCCCGAAGGCCAGGAAGTGTTCTTGCGGTTCTGGGATGGTGCTCAATTCCTGCCAATCCTTCAGCGGTCGGGCGATGAGGTATTGCCGGTGTTCCAGCGGTACTTGATCAATGGCCAGTCGCTGACCGTAACCACTGGTCCGGTCGCTGCCGCCAAAGCTAGCCCATGGTGGCAAGTACCTGCGCCGTTGCTACAACATCTGGCCGAGCAGTCGCCGCAAACCCTGATCGATAACCTCCTGCAATGGCTCGAAGAGCAACGCCCCGACCTCTGCACCGCGTTCATGCCTACGACTTTGCGGTACAAGGTCGCCTACTTTGCGCGCGGCCACGATGTCAGCCATCAGGCTTTGGCGGACTACCTGGCTTCAGAGCTGAGTTGA
- a CDS encoding 23S rRNA (adenine(2030)-N(6))-methyltransferase RlmJ, whose amino-acid sequence MNYRHAFHAGNHADVFKHLTLTRLIALMSRKEQPFAYLDTHAGIGLYDLQGDQANRTGEYLEGIARLWGASDLPALTADYMRVLHEMNPDGELRYYPGSPELARRLTRPQDRVLLNEKHPEDGVLLKDNMKGDRRVKVHLGEGWHVPRALLPVPEKRALMLIDPPFEKLDEMQRCAASLKEAVGRMRQTVAAIWYPVKDQRMLRRFYQDLAGTGAPKLLRVELLVHPLDTPNTLTGSGLAIANPPWGLEEELRELLPWLSRQLGQTQGGWQMDWLIAE is encoded by the coding sequence ATGAATTATCGTCACGCCTTTCACGCCGGCAATCACGCCGATGTCTTCAAACATCTGACCTTGACCCGCCTCATCGCCCTGATGTCGCGCAAGGAGCAGCCGTTCGCCTACCTCGACACCCACGCCGGCATCGGTCTGTACGACCTGCAAGGTGACCAGGCCAACCGCACGGGTGAATACCTGGAAGGCATTGCGCGCCTGTGGGGCGCGAGCGACCTGCCAGCGCTGACCGCCGATTACATGCGCGTACTGCATGAGATGAACCCGGATGGCGAGTTGCGCTACTACCCGGGTTCGCCGGAACTGGCGCGACGACTCACTCGCCCCCAGGACCGCGTGTTGCTCAATGAAAAGCACCCGGAAGACGGCGTGTTGCTCAAGGACAACATGAAGGGCGATCGTCGCGTCAAAGTGCATCTGGGCGAAGGCTGGCATGTGCCGCGTGCCCTGCTGCCGGTGCCAGAAAAGCGGGCGCTGATGCTGATCGACCCGCCGTTCGAAAAGCTCGACGAAATGCAGCGCTGTGCGGCATCTCTCAAAGAGGCGGTGGGCCGCATGCGCCAGACCGTCGCCGCCATTTGGTACCCGGTGAAAGACCAGCGCATGTTGCGCCGTTTCTACCAGGACCTGGCCGGCACCGGTGCGCCGAAGTTGCTGCGTGTGGAATTGCTGGTGCATCCGCTGGACACACCCAACACCCTGACCGGCTCGGGCCTGGCGATCGCCAACCCGCCGTGGGGCTTGGAGGAGGAGTTGCGCGAGCTGCTGCCATGGCTGTCCAGGCAGCTTGGCCAGACCCAGGGTGGCTGGCAGATGGATTGGCTCATAGCTGAGTAG
- the msrA gene encoding peptide-methionine (S)-S-oxide reductase MsrA: MVLRSEILVNKNVLPTQEQALPGRETPMALPETHFVNGNPLLGPFLDDVGFAIFGLGCFWGAERKFWQRDGVVSTVVGYAGGYTPNPTYEEVCSGLTGHSEVVLVVYDQAKVKYEDLLKMFWELHNPTQGMRQGNDIGSQYRSVIYATTPEQLAAAQASAEAYQGELTKAGLGAITTEIEEAPTVYFAEAYHQQYLAKNPQGYCGIGGTGVSCPI; encoded by the coding sequence ATGGTCTTGCGCTCGGAAATTCTGGTGAACAAAAACGTGCTGCCTACTCAAGAACAAGCTCTGCCTGGCCGTGAAACCCCGATGGCGCTGCCAGAGACTCACTTCGTCAACGGCAACCCGCTGCTCGGCCCGTTCCTCGATGACGTGGGTTTTGCGATCTTCGGCCTGGGCTGCTTCTGGGGCGCCGAGCGCAAGTTCTGGCAGCGCGATGGCGTGGTCAGCACCGTGGTCGGTTATGCCGGTGGCTACACGCCGAACCCGACCTATGAAGAAGTCTGCTCCGGCCTGACCGGCCACAGTGAAGTGGTACTGGTGGTGTATGACCAGGCCAAGGTGAAATACGAAGACCTGCTGAAGATGTTCTGGGAACTGCACAACCCGACCCAGGGCATGCGCCAGGGTAACGACATCGGCAGCCAGTACCGCTCGGTGATCTACGCGACTACCCCAGAGCAATTGGCGGCAGCGCAGGCGAGCGCCGAGGCTTATCAGGGTGAGCTGACCAAGGCTGGCCTGGGTGCGATTACTACGGAAATCGAAGAAGCGCCAACGGTGTATTTTGCCGAGGCGTATCACCAGCAATACCTGGCTAAGAATCCGCAGGGCTATTGCGGGATTGGCGGGACGGGCGTGAGCTGCCCGATCTGA
- a CDS encoding putative bifunctional diguanylate cyclase/phosphodiesterase produces the protein MKSQPDVARMAAEVVTQLPVPSRLGMLRFERLNEASWALLYLDPNCERQFGLPAVELCALIGTPYASLMEPQVRYQLHDTIQQQLTQSPHYLVRYTLHTSDGPLSLLEMGEAYKQHNRHLLRGYLMVVDGLFSEIPTAAPTADLENQNSRLQIALELNQRAQQEQLQHLERVRAQQELILLLARQRYTTNNSLQEAAELITRSACDIYQIDCASIWNLEGQRLVPISAYHRADGQHHLPESIDASLFPDYLEALHSSRAIDATNAMRDPRTREMADNLRAKDIHAMLDASIRVDGQVVGVLCLEQSGSTRAWQADEIAFAGELADQFAQVINNHNRRTATSALHLFQRAVEQSANAFLLVNCEGVVEYVNPSFTAITQYSAEEVHGHRLAQLPALENLSELLFDAPSSLAKSNSWQGEFKSRRKNLEPYWGQLSISKVYGDNRELTHYIGIYEDITQTKLAQQRIERLAYTDNLTNLGNRPAFIRNLDERFARDSDSPISLLLVDIDNFKRINDSLGHQTGDKLLISLARRLRNSLSTGGSLARFASNEFAVLLDDTDLESGQQVASQLLATLDKPMFVDNQLISVTGSVGLACAPLHGRDPQTLMRNAGLALHKAKANGKHQVQVFTEALNAEASYKLFVENNLRRALTQNELDVFYQPKLCLRSGRLLGMEALLRWNHPEKGMIRPDQFISVAEETGLIIPIGKWIARQACRMSKQLSASGMGNLQVAINLSPKQFSDPDLVASIATILKEEQLPANLLELELTEGLLLEATEDTRLQLDQLKSFGLTLAMDDFGTGYSSLSYLKKFPIDIIKIDRSFIHEIPDNQDDMEITSAVIAMAHNLKLKVVAEGIETAEQLAFLRRHRCDVGQGYLFDRPIPGAELLAMLKRYPRGPIA, from the coding sequence ATGAAAAGCCAACCCGATGTCGCCCGTATGGCGGCCGAGGTAGTGACGCAGTTACCGGTGCCTTCGCGCCTCGGCATGCTGCGTTTCGAGCGGCTTAATGAGGCAAGCTGGGCCCTCCTTTACCTCGACCCCAATTGCGAACGCCAATTCGGCCTTCCGGCGGTCGAGTTATGTGCCTTGATCGGCACGCCCTACGCCAGCCTGATGGAGCCCCAGGTGCGCTATCAGCTGCACGACACTATCCAGCAGCAACTGACCCAGAGTCCTCATTACCTGGTGCGCTACACCCTGCACACCAGCGACGGGCCGCTGAGCCTGCTGGAAATGGGCGAAGCCTATAAACAACACAATCGCCACCTGCTGCGCGGCTACCTGATGGTGGTCGACGGCCTGTTCAGTGAAATCCCCACTGCCGCGCCCACGGCCGACCTGGAGAACCAGAACAGCCGCCTGCAGATCGCCCTGGAGCTCAACCAGCGCGCCCAGCAGGAACAGTTGCAGCATCTGGAGCGGGTGCGGGCCCAGCAGGAGTTGATCCTGTTGCTGGCCCGCCAGCGCTACACCACCAACAATTCGCTGCAAGAAGCCGCCGAGCTGATCACTCGCAGTGCCTGTGACATCTACCAGATCGACTGCGCCAGCATCTGGAACCTCGAAGGCCAGCGCCTGGTGCCGATTTCGGCCTACCACCGCGCCGACGGCCAGCACCATCTGCCTGAATCCATCGATGCAAGCCTCTTTCCGGACTACCTGGAAGCCTTGCACAGCAGCCGCGCGATTGACGCCACCAACGCGATGCGCGATCCGCGCACCCGTGAAATGGCCGACAACCTGCGCGCCAAGGATATCCATGCCATGCTTGACGCGAGCATTCGCGTCGATGGCCAGGTTGTCGGCGTGCTGTGCCTGGAGCAAAGCGGCAGCACCCGGGCCTGGCAGGCCGATGAAATTGCCTTTGCCGGCGAGCTGGCCGATCAGTTTGCGCAGGTCATCAACAACCATAACCGTCGCACGGCCACCAGCGCCCTGCACCTGTTCCAGCGTGCCGTGGAACAAAGCGCCAACGCCTTTTTGCTGGTCAATTGCGAAGGGGTGGTCGAGTACGTCAACCCGAGCTTTACCGCGATCACCCAATACAGCGCCGAAGAAGTTCACGGCCATCGCCTGGCCCAGTTGCCGGCGCTGGAAAACCTCAGTGAGTTGCTGTTCGACGCACCGTCGAGCCTGGCCAAAAGCAACAGCTGGCAGGGTGAATTCAAGAGCCGCCGCAAGAACCTCGAACCTTACTGGGGCCAGCTGTCGATTTCCAAAGTGTATGGCGACAACCGCGAGCTGACCCACTACATCGGCATCTACGAAGACATCACCCAGACCAAGCTGGCCCAGCAGCGCATCGAGCGTTTGGCGTACACCGACAACCTGACCAACCTGGGCAACCGTCCGGCGTTCATCCGCAACCTCGACGAACGCTTCGCCCGCGACAGCGACAGCCCGATCAGCCTGCTGCTGGTGGACATCGACAACTTCAAACGGATCAATGACAGCCTTGGCCACCAGACCGGCGATAAACTGCTGATCAGCCTGGCGCGGCGTTTGCGCAACAGCTTGAGTACCGGCGGCAGCCTGGCGCGGTTTGCCAGTAACGAATTCGCGGTGCTGCTCGATGACACCGACCTGGAAAGCGGCCAGCAGGTTGCCAGCCAGTTGCTGGCGACCCTCGACAAGCCGATGTTCGTCGATAACCAACTGATCAGCGTCACCGGCTCCGTGGGCCTGGCCTGTGCGCCGCTGCATGGCCGAGACCCGCAGACCCTTATGCGCAACGCCGGCCTCGCGTTGCATAAAGCCAAGGCTAACGGCAAGCATCAGGTCCAAGTGTTTACCGAAGCGCTGAACGCCGAGGCCAGCTACAAGCTGTTCGTGGAGAACAATCTGCGCCGCGCCCTCACCCAGAACGAGTTGGACGTGTTTTACCAGCCCAAGCTGTGCCTGCGCAGCGGCCGTCTGCTGGGCATGGAAGCACTGCTGCGCTGGAATCATCCGGAAAAGGGCATGATTCGCCCCGACCAATTCATCAGCGTGGCGGAAGAAACCGGCCTGATCATCCCCATCGGTAAATGGATCGCCCGCCAGGCCTGCCGCATGAGCAAGCAACTGAGCGCCAGCGGCATGGGCAATTTGCAGGTGGCAATCAACCTGTCACCCAAGCAGTTTTCCGACCCAGACCTGGTGGCCTCGATTGCCACCATCCTCAAGGAAGAACAGCTGCCGGCCAACCTGCTGGAGCTTGAGTTGACGGAGGGCTTGCTGCTGGAAGCGACCGAAGACACGCGTCTGCAACTTGATCAATTGAAAAGCTTTGGCCTGACCCTGGCCATGGACGACTTCGGCACTGGTTACTCTTCGCTGAGCTATTTGAAAAAATTCCCCATCGATATCATCAAGATCGATCGCAGCTTTATCCACGAAATCCCGGATAACCAGGACGACATGGAAATCACCTCGGCAGTGATCGCCATGGCCCACAACCTCAAGCTCAAGGTGGTGGCCGAAGGCATTGAGACTGCCGAGCAGCTCGCGTTCCTGCGCCGCCACCGCTGTGATGTGGGCCAGGGTTACCTGTTCGACCGGCCGATCCCCGGTGCAGAGCTGCTGGCGATGCTCAAACGCTACCCGCGCGGGCCAATCGCCTGA